The Methanosphaera sp. BMS genome contains a region encoding:
- a CDS encoding desulfoferrodoxin family protein — translation MDFDFTSIIKCKNSGNIIELIYPGQDVDVACLDVIEAKTEGEGDVKHKPVITRVDDAYHVKVGEVEHPMDENHYIALIELIADGQVHKQYLQPGDKPEATFKIPEADDVTAREFCTIHGLWQS, via the coding sequence ATGGATTTTGATTTTACCAGCATAATAAAATGTAAAAACAGTGGAAATATAATTGAACTAATCTACCCAGGTCAAGATGTGGATGTAGCATGTTTAGATGTTATCGAAGCTAAAACCGAGGGAGAAGGGGATGTAAAACACAAACCTGTAATTACAAGAGTAGATGATGCTTACCACGTAAAAGTTGGAGAAGTAGAACACCCAATGGATGAAAACCATTACATAGCACTCATCGAATTAATAGCAGACGGACAAGTACATAAACAATACCTACAACCTGGAGACAAACCGGAAGCTACCTTTAAAATTCCTGAAGCAGATGATGTAACAGCAAGGGAATTCTGTACAATACACGGCCTCTGGCAATCCTAA
- a CDS encoding 2-phosphoglycerate kinase, which yields MLLVEGEVGGKKYQEPFSKGILSKSLIRAELEPARAYAIAAEIEEKIKSEDKETIAITELIKIVKEKLEQEDPDLAKKYIIWKEIKRSEDPLIILIGGASGIGTSSISFELANKLGIKNMLSTDMIREVMRKIVSKELCPTLFESSYTAAESLRTPAPPEFDKVLLGFKDHVETVSVGVNGVVERAIKEGISIVIEGVHIVPGFISEELLDTPNVHMFILTLSDEEIHKSRFYSRCRQLWARRPLKRYLKHFTPIRKTHDYIASEARIHHIPVIENIDVTTTIDSMIEHILAEKQNRE from the coding sequence ATGTTACTAGTTGAAGGAGAAGTAGGCGGAAAAAAATATCAAGAACCGTTTTCAAAAGGAATACTATCAAAATCCCTGATAAGGGCGGAACTAGAACCAGCAAGAGCATATGCCATAGCAGCCGAAATAGAGGAAAAGATAAAAAGTGAAGATAAAGAAACTATAGCAATAACAGAACTTATAAAAATAGTTAAGGAAAAACTTGAACAAGAAGATCCTGATCTTGCAAAGAAATACATCATATGGAAGGAAATAAAAAGATCAGAAGACCCGTTAATCATATTAATCGGAGGAGCAAGTGGTATAGGTACATCATCCATTTCATTTGAACTAGCAAATAAACTTGGAATCAAAAACATGTTAAGTACCGATATGATACGTGAAGTAATGAGAAAAATTGTGTCAAAAGAATTATGTCCAACATTGTTCGAGTCAAGCTATACCGCGGCGGAATCCCTGAGAACACCAGCACCTCCAGAATTTGACAAAGTCCTTCTCGGATTTAAGGACCACGTTGAAACCGTTAGTGTAGGAGTAAACGGTGTAGTCGAACGTGCAATAAAAGAGGGTATAAGCATAGTAATAGAAGGAGTACATATAGTTCCGGGTTTTATAAGTGAAGAATTACTGGATACGCCTAATGTACACATGTTCATACTTACATTATCCGATGAGGAGATACATAAAAGCAGGTTCTACTCCAGATGTAGACAGCTATGGGCAAGAAGACCACTTAAAAGATACCTGAAACACTTTACACCTATCCGTAAGACACATGACTACATAGCCAGTGAAGCTAGAATCCATCACATCCCCGTCATAGAAAATATTGATGTAACCACTACCATTGACAGTATGATTGAACACATACTGGCTGAAAAACAAAACAGAGAATAA
- a CDS encoding metal-dependent transcriptional regulator: MHGKEISENVEEYLETIYKKSLSDSMAKTTEISKDLGIAPGSVTQMLKKLEQDGYVVYYQYKGVTLTDKGYKIARSIVRKHRILETFLYEILNINIEDLHEQACAMEHSLSDEAERKLCQLLDYPNQCPDDHNIIPVCDLNISTCYECSKVANINEIPRRIENLVSISDMRPQQRGKIKFIRGSNETLQELLDLNITLESEITMINSTPLNGPVKILVDGKDVMLDKELSFNAFVELE, translated from the coding sequence ATGCATGGAAAAGAAATTAGTGAAAATGTAGAGGAATACTTGGAAACCATATATAAAAAAAGCTTATCCGATTCTATGGCCAAAACTACTGAAATATCCAAGGATTTGGGAATAGCACCAGGTAGTGTTACCCAAATGCTAAAAAAGTTGGAACAGGACGGATACGTGGTATACTACCAGTACAAGGGTGTTACACTAACAGATAAGGGTTATAAAATTGCAAGAAGCATCGTTAGAAAACATCGTATACTTGAAACATTCCTGTATGAAATATTAAACATCAATATAGAGGATTTACACGAACAGGCATGTGCCATGGAACACTCACTGTCTGATGAAGCCGAAAGAAAGCTATGTCAATTATTGGATTATCCAAATCAATGTCCTGATGATCATAACATCATACCAGTATGTGACTTGAACATATCCACCTGCTATGAATGTTCCAAGGTAGCCAACATCAACGAAATACCTCGCAGGATTGAAAATCTTGTATCCATCAGTGACATGAGACCACAGCAAAGGGGAAAAATCAAGTTTATCAGGGGTTCCAACGAGACACTTCAAGAACTGCTTGACTTGAATATTACATTAGAGTCAGAGATTACCATGATAAATTCAACTCCGCTTAACGGTCCTGTTAAAATCCTTGTTGATGGAAAAGATGTAATGCTTGATAAAGAATTATCATTTAATGCATTTGTTGAATTAGAATAA
- a CDS encoding FumA C-terminus/TtdB family hydratase beta subunit, with the protein MEYELNTPLDDSDINKLKAGDTVYLTGKIFTARDSAHKRIIESNAPIDLEGVVLFHAGPIIRENDDEYEIVAVGPTTSMRMNPYEADVLDMGVKAIIGKGGMDEKTHEALVRNNAVFLTAVGGCAALYVSSINKVDCVYWLDLGMPEAIWQLDVERFGPLIVTMDSNNVNLYKKDKEDSK; encoded by the coding sequence TTGGAATATGAATTAAATACACCATTAGATGATAGTGATATTAATAAATTAAAAGCTGGTGACACTGTATATCTGACAGGTAAGATATTTACTGCTCGTGATAGTGCTCACAAGAGAATTATAGAATCAAATGCTCCTATAGACTTAGAAGGTGTTGTTTTATTCCATGCCGGACCTATCATCAGGGAAAATGATGATGAATATGAAATTGTTGCCGTAGGTCCTACAACCAGTATGAGAATGAATCCATATGAAGCGGACGTACTTGATATGGGAGTCAAGGCCATAATAGGTAAGGGTGGAATGGATGAAAAAACCCATGAAGCTTTGGTACGTAACAATGCAGTATTCTTAACTGCCGTTGGTGGATGTGCAGCTTTATATGTAAGTAGCATTAACAAGGTTGACTGCGTATACTGGCTGGACTTGGGAATGCCGGAGGCCATATGGCAATTGGATGTGGAACGATTTGGTCCTTTAATAGTTACTATGGATTCCAATAACGTTAATTTATATAAAAAAGATAAAGAGGATTCAAAATGA
- a CDS encoding DUF3100 domain-containing protein yields MDIKNKYTSDTEDLIKSVKDYKLHLTVLIAVVISEYIGIITLDLMGISIILMPLLYSLILAVAFYLAKPVTWIKGKQSERSSAIMMLLIGPLLAKLAIASGQNIGIIFNAGPAILLQEVGNLGTIFAALPIALLLGFKRESIGMTSSICREPQMAVVIDKYGFTSPETRGFFTVFLIGTVLGTPFISLLVSILAYVLPLHPFAFGMACGIGSASMNAAAVASLSTIFPQYATQMEAFSGMANLIAMVTGMYVYIFVAMPLTEGLYKRLEPPINSMLERRKAKKESC; encoded by the coding sequence ATGGATATCAAAAACAAATATACTTCAGATACTGAAGATTTGATAAAATCCGTAAAGGATTACAAGTTACACTTAACTGTTTTGATAGCTGTAGTAATCTCAGAATACATCGGAATTATAACACTGGATTTGATGGGCATATCAATAATATTGATGCCACTGTTGTATTCATTAATACTTGCCGTGGCATTCTACCTGGCAAAGCCCGTTACATGGATAAAGGGAAAGCAATCCGAAAGATCCAGTGCCATAATGATGTTGCTGATAGGTCCACTTCTAGCAAAACTGGCAATAGCCAGTGGTCAAAACATTGGTATAATATTTAATGCAGGCCCGGCAATTCTTTTACAGGAAGTTGGAAACCTAGGTACTATCTTCGCAGCATTGCCTATTGCATTATTATTAGGATTTAAACGTGAATCAATTGGAATGACAAGTTCAATATGCCGTGAACCACAAATGGCAGTGGTAATAGACAAGTATGGTTTTACCTCTCCTGAAACAAGGGGATTTTTCACAGTATTCTTAATAGGTACTGTACTTGGAACACCATTTATCAGCCTATTAGTAAGCATACTTGCATATGTACTACCGTTACATCCGTTTGCCTTTGGAATGGCATGCGGTATAGGAAGTGCAAGTATGAATGCGGCGGCAGTGGCATCACTGTCAACCATATTCCCACAATATGCCACTCAAATGGAGGCATTCAGTGGAATGGCCAACCTGATTGCAATGGTTACAGGTATGTACGTATACATATTCGTTGCAATGCCACTCACGGAAGGATTATATAAAAGACTTGAACCACCAATAAATTCAATGTTAGAACGTAGAAAGGCCAAGAAGGAGAGTTGTTAG
- a CDS encoding DUF2070 family protein has translation MTVTQRVMKLSKYMITLPESKISIFLIFTFSFLAGGIMGCLDIGLNMEEVVYSFLSGGATIFFLLGLTTMASGGLVHSAVNLLKKRHMKQKQALFLSFVSMFITCLVLVGGDVIGFLFNTDIFVNSLLLGILFGFAIETLIIWSTSNIKFIQGLIIGLIHPILILSMFVLISYITMAITSLNSVVSLYLKAIIGAIVLAIAIFSFVSILESPMRNNLGVNGLELLSLFIGHITEGSNSMEEVFSNMGESIDTTVSLISFKNRDGNVKLNYISPHVHPGPVGSLGGGNLPSILTQQLDDFSIVVHGAATHDFNPVAAKEINKITDAVNLALENLEYSDKASKFQRVQYEDAKIGAQFFNDGVVLLSTFAPVPGDDIDYGVGLAMQYQAKQVTGIENVVVVDCHNCLEGNVDRLMPGHYRVVQIEEAIKKLEKQDMYPIRMGYAYDLLDEIDVKDGIGDCGVKIMITEVDDQKMLYVVFDGNNMKQGVREEIIEAVQDKYPDIDMIEVMTTDTHLVNTISGGGLTVGTKHKELLIDTILELIPQALDDMEDVSVASATQRLNIKTFGPNKSIELVNTISSILSVSKILAPLVFIIAAIITVFWVF, from the coding sequence ATGACGGTAACACAAAGAGTGATGAAATTAAGTAAATACATGATTACTCTACCTGAATCTAAAATTTCAATATTTCTTATATTCACCTTCAGTTTCCTTGCCGGGGGAATAATGGGATGTTTGGATATTGGATTAAACATGGAGGAAGTGGTGTATTCATTTTTAAGTGGAGGAGCAACGATATTCTTCCTATTAGGTTTAACCACCATGGCTTCCGGAGGATTGGTGCATTCTGCAGTAAATCTTCTTAAGAAAAGACACATGAAGCAGAAACAGGCACTCTTCCTATCCTTTGTAAGCATGTTTATCACATGTCTTGTACTGGTAGGAGGAGACGTAATCGGATTCCTATTCAACACGGACATATTTGTAAATTCATTGTTATTAGGCATACTCTTTGGATTTGCAATAGAGACACTTATCATCTGGAGTACATCCAATATAAAATTCATACAGGGACTTATAATAGGATTAATACATCCGATACTGATTTTAAGTATGTTTGTACTTATCAGTTACATAACAATGGCGATAACCAGTCTGAACTCTGTAGTAAGTCTATACCTTAAGGCTATAATAGGGGCAATAGTACTTGCAATTGCAATCTTCTCATTCGTATCAATACTTGAAAGTCCTATGAGAAATAACCTGGGAGTAAATGGACTTGAACTATTAAGCCTCTTTATCGGTCACATAACCGAAGGATCAAACTCCATGGAAGAAGTATTCAGTAACATGGGTGAATCAATAGATACAACCGTTAGCTTAATAAGCTTTAAAAACAGGGATGGGAATGTTAAGTTAAACTACATCTCACCACACGTACACCCCGGGCCTGTCGGTTCACTTGGTGGAGGAAACCTTCCAAGCATACTCACTCAGCAATTGGATGACTTCTCAATAGTGGTGCATGGAGCGGCAACACATGACTTCAACCCAGTTGCGGCCAAGGAGATAAATAAAATAACCGATGCCGTAAACTTGGCCTTAGAAAACTTGGAGTACTCCGATAAGGCAAGTAAATTCCAGAGGGTACAATATGAGGATGCAAAGATAGGAGCACAATTCTTCAATGATGGAGTAGTACTCCTAAGTACATTTGCACCGGTACCAGGGGATGATATAGACTATGGAGTAGGTCTGGCAATGCAATACCAGGCAAAACAGGTAACCGGTATAGAAAATGTAGTGGTCGTCGACTGCCATAACTGTCTGGAAGGAAACGTCGATCGATTAATGCCGGGTCACTACAGGGTAGTTCAAATCGAGGAGGCCATAAAGAAACTTGAAAAACAGGACATGTATCCTATAAGGATGGGATATGCATATGACCTGCTTGATGAAATAGACGTCAAGGATGGTATAGGAGACTGCGGTGTCAAGATAATGATAACCGAAGTTGATGACCAGAAGATGCTCTATGTGGTCTTTGACGGAAACAATATGAAACAGGGAGTACGTGAAGAAATCATAGAAGCCGTTCAGGACAAATATCCCGATATAGACATGATAGAGGTTATGACTACCGACACACACCTTGTAAACACAATATCCGGTGGAGGATTAACAGTCGGTACAAAACACAAAGAGCTTTTAATTGACACGATACTGGAATTGATTCCACAGGCACTTGATGACATGGAGGATGTCAGTGTTGCATCAGCTACACAAAGATTAAACATCAAAACATTCGGTCCAAACAAGTCAATAGAACTTGTAAATACAATTTCATCCATACTATCCGTAAGTAAGATATTGGCACCATTGGTATTTATCATCGCGGCTATAATAACTGTATTCTGGGTATTCTAG
- the rbr gene encoding rubrerythrin — MVKTLENLSKAFVGESQARNRYTMYSKIAKKEGYEKIAEIFLVTADNEFQHAKVLFKMIQELKEDVDCIDIPTSVGFTYGTTAENLLAAAEGENEEATSMYPEFADVAEEEGFDVIACRLRNIGKVESHHEARYRQLLAMVEGETFFNRDEEVTWVCRKCGFVYKGEKPPEVCPICEHPSSYFELLVDEF; from the coding sequence ATGGTAAAAACATTAGAAAATTTATCAAAAGCTTTTGTCGGAGAAAGTCAGGCAAGAAACAGATACACAATGTATTCAAAAATAGCTAAAAAAGAAGGATATGAAAAAATTGCAGAAATATTCCTAGTAACTGCAGACAATGAATTCCAACACGCAAAAGTATTATTCAAAATGATACAGGAACTAAAAGAAGATGTAGATTGCATTGACATTCCAACAAGCGTAGGATTTACCTATGGAACTACAGCTGAAAACCTATTAGCTGCAGCTGAAGGTGAAAACGAAGAAGCAACATCCATGTACCCTGAATTTGCTGATGTAGCAGAAGAAGAAGGCTTTGATGTAATAGCCTGCAGATTAAGAAATATAGGAAAAGTAGAATCACACCACGAAGCAAGATACAGACAATTACTGGCTATGGTTGAAGGTGAAACATTCTTCAACAGAGACGAAGAAGTCACATGGGTATGTAGAAAATGTGGATTCGTATACAAAGGAGAAAAACCACCTGAAGTATGTCCAATATGTGAACACCCATCAAGCTACTTCGAATTATTAGTTGATGAATTCTAA
- the rd gene encoding rubredoxin — protein sequence MKYKCMLCGWTYDPEKGDPSKGIEPGTAWEDLPDDWKCPLCGAGKDMFEAVG from the coding sequence ATGAAATACAAATGTATGTTATGTGGATGGACATATGACCCAGAAAAAGGAGATCCATCAAAAGGTATTGAACCAGGAACCGCATGGGAAGACCTTCCAGATGACTGGAAATGTCCATTATGTGGTGCTGGAAAAGACATGTTTGAAGCAGTAGGATAA
- a CDS encoding FprA family A-type flavoprotein encodes MKAKAHKIMDDVYFVGTLDWDRREYHGYTLPGTTYNAFLVFCGDKTVLIDNVYPGYSAQMWGRIKDAFECKQKDMKIDYIIQNHIEKDHSGALVEIHKKFPKAPIYCTPIAKPALINHYPELANAEFVTVESGDKLSLGSKTFSFIDAKMLHWPDSMFTFLEEDGILFSNDAFGQHLCKMERYDYEIPESELIDAAQKFYANLLTPLTPLLTMKLNEVVEAGLIEKIRMIAPSHGQIWTEPAKIVEAYQNWATGVCQRPQATLIYDTMHYSTQTMAHAIAEGLMSEGVNVKMHYLKEDERSEIVKDMLESKAVLMGVPTLFNKVYPSIGDILLYTVELDFARTGIKRYAATFGSYGWGGNGPDWLNEKLAEAGFEMMDNLEIKYVPTEEDLERCFELGVKIASKINDE; translated from the coding sequence ATGAAAGCAAAAGCACATAAAATTATGGATGACGTTTATTTTGTAGGAACGCTTGACTGGGATAGACGGGAATATCATGGATATACCCTACCCGGTACAACATATAATGCATTTCTAGTATTCTGTGGAGATAAAACGGTATTGATAGACAATGTATATCCCGGATATTCGGCACAGATGTGGGGAAGGATAAAGGATGCATTTGAATGTAAACAAAAAGATATGAAAATAGATTACATAATACAAAACCATATTGAAAAGGATCATAGTGGAGCATTGGTGGAAATTCATAAAAAATTCCCTAAGGCACCGATATACTGTACGCCCATAGCAAAGCCTGCACTGATAAATCATTATCCTGAATTGGCAAATGCAGAATTTGTAACTGTTGAAAGTGGAGATAAATTATCTTTGGGAAGTAAGACCTTTTCATTTATAGATGCCAAGATGCTTCACTGGCCTGATAGTATGTTTACATTTCTTGAAGAGGATGGAATACTGTTTTCCAATGACGCGTTTGGTCAGCACCTCTGTAAGATGGAGCGATATGACTATGAAATACCCGAATCGGAGTTAATTGATGCTGCACAGAAATTCTATGCAAATTTATTAACGCCACTGACACCACTTTTAACCATGAAATTAAATGAAGTGGTTGAAGCCGGTTTGATTGAAAAAATCAGGATGATTGCACCATCACACGGTCAAATCTGGACAGAACCAGCAAAAATAGTGGAAGCATATCAGAATTGGGCTACAGGTGTATGTCAAAGACCACAGGCTACCCTAATATATGATACCATGCATTATTCTACACAAACGATGGCACATGCAATAGCTGAAGGTTTGATGAGTGAGGGGGTAAATGTCAAGATGCATTACTTAAAAGAGGATGAACGAAGTGAAATCGTAAAGGACATGCTTGAAAGCAAGGCGGTACTGATGGGTGTGCCGACATTATTCAATAAGGTATATCCTAGTATTGGGGACATACTCCTTTACACTGTTGAGTTGGATTTTGCAAGAACTGGCATCAAAAGGTATGCTGCAACATTTGGTTCTTACGGTTGGGGTGGAAACGGACCTGACTGGTTGAATGAAAAACTTGCAGAAGCCGGTTTTGAAATGATGGACAACCTTGAAATAAAGTATGTTCCAACTGAAGAGGATTTGGAAAGATGCTTTGAATTAGGTGTAAAAATAGCTAGTAAGATAAATGATGAATAA